The genomic segment CATGGTGTGGCGGGAGCGGGGGTCGAGGCCGGTGGTGGGTTCGTCGAGGAAGATGATCCTCGGGTCGCCGACCAGGGTCATGGCGATGTCGAGGCGGCGTTTCATGCCGCCGGAGTAGGTGGAGGCGGGCTTCTGCGCCGCTTCGGTGAGGTCGAACCGCTCCAGCAGTTCGGCGGCGACGCGCTTGCCCTCCGCCTTGGGCAGGTGGTGGAGGTCGGCCATGAGGAGCATGTTCTCCTCGCCGGTGATCAGTCCGTCGACCGCGGAGAACTGTCCGGTGACCCCGATCGCGGCGCGTACCGCCTGCGGGGCGGCCGCGAGGTCGTGCCCCGCGACCTGAACCTGCCCGGCCCCGGCGGTGATGAGGGTGGAGAGGATCTTGACGACGGTGGTCTTGCCGGCACCGTTCGGGCCGAGGAGCGCGAACACGGACCCGGCCGGAATGCGCAGGTCGATGCCGTCGAGGACGGTCCTGTCGCCGTAGGACTTGCGCAGGCCGATGGCGGAGACGGCGGCCGGGGACGGGTGGTCCGCACTCTTTCTGGATGTGGGCATGACATGAATCGACATGAGGGTCCTCGCGGTCGAAGGAAGGAGGTGAGGGGCGGGCGGGGAGGGAGGGCGGCCGGAGCCGGCCCTCCCCGCGGTCAGGCCGTGGCGCGGCGGACGTCGATGTTGCCGTGCCGGGTGCGTGCGCGGACCTTGACGGTGCTGCTGGTGCTGTCGGAATCGGCCGGTGCCTCGGACGCGGCGAGCGTGTTGCGTACCTGGCCCGAGCCCGAACTCGCGTCGAGCCAGGCGGCCGAGCCCTCCCGGATGCCGATCTCGATGGCCCCGTAGTTCGTCTCCAGCTGGAGCGTGCCACGGACTGCTTCGCCCACGCGCAAGGTGCCGTAGGCGGTGGTGGCGGTGACGGAGTCCTCCGCGCGTTGGATCTCGATGTCGCCGTGGGCACCGCTCACCCGCAGTTCGCCGGTCGCGGCCCGGACGGTGGTGGTGCCGTGCGAGTTCTTCAGTACGCCCGGCCCGTCGACGACCCCGACACGCAGGCTCCCGGAACTGGTGGTGATCTCGGCCCTGCCCTCGATCCGGTCCACGGTGATCGAGCCGTGAGAAGCGGTCAGATGGAGGGGGCCGGTCGTGTCGAGGCGGACGTCGCCGGACGAGGTCTTCACACGGACCTCGCCGAGGCGCCCCTCGCCGAGTACCTGGGTCCAGGCGCCGGTCATGTCGATGCGCGAGCCCGACGGCAGCTCGACGGTGACGTCGACGATGCCGGTACGACCGAACAGGCCGGACTTGGGCGTCCTGATGGTCAGTGTGCCGTTCGCGTGCGTCACCTCGGTCTGGCCGGCCGCCCGCACGTCCATGTCCCGCTTCGGGTCGCGGGGGTGCACCGCGACGACGGTGTCGAGGCGGTCGTCCGCCGTGAACTGGATGGAGCCGGCCTCCACGCGTGCGGTGACCGAGATCGCTTCAGGGGTGTCGAAAGAAGGCATGGCTGTCCCGTCCTCCGGGGTCTTGAGGTCGTCCCTGCTGGTGGGACGTGTCATGGATGAGGGATGTGCTGGTGTCTGCCCGCTCGGAAGGCGTCAGGCCGGGACCGCCTTCAGCGGACCCAGCCGGTGAAGCTCTGCCCGAGTGTCTGTGCCTTCTCCGCCGCGCGCGGCCGGCTGCCGTCGACGGCGGCCGACACGGCACGTACCAGCCACGCGTTGACCGACAGGCCCTCGCGGCTCGCGGCCTCCTCGGCGCGCGTCTTGAGGTGGGCCGGCAGGCGCAGGTTGACGCGGGCGGTGCCGCCCTCGTCTCCGTCGGCGGGCGCCAGGGAGGGAGGCGGTTCGACGGGGGCTGCCTGCTCCGCGGGGGAGTCGGTGAGCGGTCGGGTCACCACGAAGTCGGGGTCGAGTCCCCGCAGTCGTACGTCGACCGAGCCCGGGGCGAGCTCGCGGGTGACCTCGTCCATCGCGGCCGAGAGCACGTTGAGCAGGGTCAGCCGGGTCGCCGATTCCAGGGGGGCGGTGAGCCGCTCCGCCAGCTCGCGGGCTTCGTCGCCGCCGGCATCGGCGGCCACCGCGAGTTCGCGGCGGAGAGTGTCGACATACGGGGTGAGGTCCATGACGCCACTATGGCACCATGATGGCGTCACGCGCAAGGGTGGATGTGTCGTCTTGCGGGTGAGATCCAGCCCTACCGCTTTGACCTGCGGAAATGGGGGGCGTTGCGTCGGGATCGATGTGGCGTCCCGGTGTGTCGGGTGGCGTCACGCGGTGCCAAGTGGTGCCAGGTGGTGCCATTCGGCGTCGGGTGGCGCCTCAGGCGGGATACGCGTGGGTCTGCGCGGCCTTGACCGCGGCCCAGACCGTGGCGCCCGGGTGCAGGTCGAGTTCGGCGGCGGCGACCGTGGTGAGGTCGGCGGCGAGGGGGAGTTCGCCCGTGAGGTCCGCGCGGATCTGGTCGCCGTGCGTCTCCAGCCCGTCGACCTCGCACCGCCAGAGGTTGCGGGCGCTGGAACCGGTGGGGCGCTCCCGGTGCAGGGTGACCGCGTTCGGGGGGAACGCGACGAACACCGGCCCGGTGAGGTCCTCGGTGGTGGTGATCGCCGGACCGGCGTCGAGCCGGACGGTGTGGCCCTCGGCCCGCCCCCGGTAGAGGTTGAGCCCGACGAGCCGCGCGATGTAGTCGGTACGCGGGCGGCGGGCGATGTCCGACGGTGCGCCCTCCTGGACGACTCGGCCGTGCTCGATCACGACCAGCCGGTCGGCGAGGACCATCGCGTCCAGCGGATCATGCGTGACCAGCACCGCGACTGCCTCGAACTCGGCAAGATGGCGCCGGAGTTGGGACCTGACGTCGAGACGGGTACGCGCGTCGAGCGCGGCCAGCGGCTCGTCGAGCAGCAACAGCCGGGGGCGGGTGGCCAGGGCGCGGGCGAGTGCGACGCGCTGTGCCTGGCCGCCGGAGAGCCGGCGCGGCTTCGCCCCTGCCCGGTCGGTCAGCCCCATGCGGTCCAGCAGCGCGGCAGCCTGGGCCCGCGCCTCGGACCTGCGTACGCCCCGGCAGCGCGGCCCGAAAGCCACGTTGTCCAGGGCCGACAGGTGGGGGAAGAGCAGATAGTCCTGGAAGACGACTCCGACCGGCCGAGACTCCGGCGGCGTGCCCGTCAACGCGGCCCCGTCCAGCCACAGATGGCCCTCTGAGAGTGGAGTGAGGCCCGCGAGCGCGCGCAGCGCCGTGGTCTTCCCGGCCCCGTTCGGGCCCAGCAGGGCGACGACCTCACCGGGCCGGGCGCTCAGCTCCACGTCCAGGCGGAAGGCGCCCCGGTCCACGACGAGCCGGGCGTCGAGCCCCTCGGCCGGCGCCGGGGCGTCCGGAGCGTCGGAGGCGGAGGCGGACGTGGCCGTCATGACGCCGTCATCCAGCGGTCGCGCAGCCCCGCCAGCACCGCGATCGACACCGCCAGCAGCACCAGGCTCAACGCGATGGCGGCCTCCGGGTCGTCCTGCAGGGCGAGGTAGACGGCCAGCGGCATGGTCTGCGTACGGCCGGGGAAGTTGCCCGCGAAGGTGATCGTCGCCCCGAACTCGCCCAGGGCGCGGGCCCAGGCGAGTACGGCACCCGCCGCGATGCCCGGGGCGATCAGCGGCAGGGTGACCCGCCGGAACGCCGTGAAGCGGGAGGCGCCCAGGGTGGTGGCCGCCTCCTCGTACCGAGGGTCGGCGGCCCGCAGGGTGCCCTCCACGCTGATGACGAGGAAGGGCATGGCCACGAACGCCTCGGCCACGATCACCCCCGCCGTGGTGAACGGCAGCGTGATGCCGAACCAGGAGTCCAGCCACTGCCCCACCACGCCGTTGCGGCCGAGCGCCAGCAGCAGCGCCACACCGCCCACCACCGGCGGCAGCACCAACGGCAGCGTCACCAGGGCCCGTACGAAACCCCGACCGGGGAAGTCGGTGCGCGCCAGCACCCAGGCGAGCGGCACACCCAGCACCAGACTCACCGCGGTGGCGGCGGTGGCCGAGATCAGCGACAACTGGAGCGCCTGCCAGACCTCCGTACTGGACAGCTGCTCCGGCATGCTCCGCCAGGGGGCCCGCATGAGCAGGGCGACCATCGGCAGCAGCAGGAACACCAGCCCGAGCAGGGCGGGCAGCAGCAGCGGCAGCGGAACCCGGCCGCGCCGCCCCGTACCACCGGGCCCTCGCGCGCCGCCGCGCCGCCCCGTACCGTCGTCCCGTCCCGTGCTGTCGCCCCGGACGCGGCGAAGCCGTGACCGGCCCGTCGAAGGGCCCGTCACGGCGTCGGACGCGGTATGCCGTTTCACGGCTTGATGAACCCCGCCCCGGTCAGCACCTGCTGGCCCTCGGCGGACTGCACCAGCGCGATGAACGCCTTCGCCGCCTCGGTGTTGGGGGCGTTCTTCAGCAGCGTGATCGGGTAGTCGTTGATGGCGTCGGCGGACTCGGGGAACTCCACACCCTCCACCTTGTCACCCGCGGCCTTCACATCGGTCTTGTAGACCACGGCCGCGTCGGCTTCCTTGAGCTCCACCTTGGTGAGCGCGCTCTTCACGTCCTGCTCGTAGCTGACGGGGGTGAGCTTGAGCCCGGCGGCGTCCAGGGCCTTCTGCGCGGCGGCACCGCAGGGCACCGTCTTGTCGCAGAGCACGACCTTCAGACCGGAGTCCGTGAGGTCCTTGAGGGTGGCGACCTTGTCCGGGTTGCCGGGCAGGGTCGCGATCTCCAGCTGGTTGCGCACGAACGTGGCGGGCGTGCCCACCGCGTCCTTCGCGTCGGTGACGATCGCCATCGTCTTGGCGCTGGCGGCGGCGAAGACGTCGGCCGGTGCGCCCTGGGTGATCCCGGCGGCCAGGCTGTCGCTGCCCCCGAAGTTGAAGGTGACCTTCGTCCCCGGATGGGCCTTCTCGAACGAGGCGCCCAGGGTCGTGAAGCTCTCCTTGAGCGACGCGGCGGCGAACACGGTCACCGTGCCGGAGAGCTTCGGGGTGGCGTCGGCGGACGCGGAAGCCGAGGTGCCCGTCGGAGTGGTGGCGTCCGACGAGGAGTCGTCGGAGGAGGAGCAGGCGCTCAGCGCCAGCAGTGCGGCGACTCCCACGCCCGTCCACTGCAGGGTCCTACGGGTCCGGCGAGCGGAACGGGTCATCACGGGGTCTGCTCCCTCTGGTCGACGCGAATGCACGGACCGATCATACTGGCGCAGATGCGAGGGGGAAGACCGGAATAGCCTGGCAATAGCTGTGATGCAGATGCCCCGACTGGGGCATATGCGCTTCCCGGTCCTCGCGCGTGACTGCTTGTTTTCGGACATGCGTCAGCTCCCGGGAACACGTGGTCCCGGGGGCAGGGATGCGAGGGGTACCCGGATCAGACGCGGTCGATGTGCACGTTGGTCGACTTCACGCGGGCGGTGGCCTCCATGCCGACCTCCAGGCCCAGTTCCTCCACCGCCTCGCGCGTCAGCAGGGAGACCAGCCGGTGCGGCCCGGCCTGGATCTCGACCTGCGCGGCGACGTCACCGAGCTTCACCGCCGTGACGATGCCCGCGAAGGCGTTGCGCACCGAGGTGTACGGAACCTCCTCCTCGCCCCCGCCCGCGCTCCCGGCGACCTCGACGGAGAAGGCCGCCAGATCCCCGCCGTCGATGAGCCGGCGCCCACTCTTGTCGCGGTGCGTGGCCACCCGGCCGGCGTCGGCCCACCGCCGCGCGGTGTCCGGGCTCACGCCCAGAAGGCGGGCCGCCTGGCCGATCGTGTAGGACTGCATGGGCGTCACGGTAGGTTCCCGGTCCTCGCGGACGCAAGCGCGGACGGCGCGGCGCCGCAGGTCGGGCGGCCCAGCGGCACGGGTCCGGGCCCCGGGAGCCCGGACCTACGGCACGCGGGCGGTCCACTCGTCGCCGCTGTACTTGGTGGCGGCCAGCTCCTCCGCGCGCGCGAGCTCGTCGGCCGTGACCCGGCCGTCGGTGAGCCCGTAACGGTTGCGGAAGGAGTCGACCATCCGCTCGATGACCGTCTCGCGCGGCAGCCCCGTCTGGCGCCGGAGCGGATCGACCCGCTTCTTGGCCGACTTCGTGCCCTTGTCGGACATCTTCTCCTTGCCGATGCGGAGAACCTCGAGCATCTTGTCCGCGTCGATGTCGTAGCTCATGGTGACGTGGTGCAGCACCGCTCCGGGACCGCCCTTCGGCCCGGTCACCCGCTTCTGGGCGGCGCCCGCGATCTTCCCGACCTCGGTCGCGATGTCGTTGAGCGGCTGGTACCAGGCCTTGATGCCCATGTCACCGAGGGCCGCGAGGACCCAGTCGTCGAGATAGGCGTACGAGTCCGCGAAGGAGAGCCCCGAGACGAGGGAGGCCGGCACGGACAGGGAGTACGTGATGGTGTTCCCCGCCTCCACGAACATGGCCCCGCCCCCGGAGATCCGGCGCACCACCCGCACGCCGTGGCGGGCCGCGCCCTCGGGATCGACCTCGTTGCGCAGGGACTGGAAACTGCCGATGATGACCGCGGGGGCGCCCCACTCCCAGACGCGGAGCGTCGGGGCGCGGCGCCCGGCGGCCACCTCCTCGGTGAGTACCTCGTCGAGCGCCATGTGGAGTTCGGGGGACTGGGGACCCTCGTGGATGAACTGCCAGTCGTAGTCGGTCCAGTCCGTGGCGTGGGCGAGCGCGCGCCGCACCGCCACCGCGATGCCCTCGGTGGTGATCCCGTACATCACCGTGCCCTCGGGCAGAGCCGCCTCGACGCGTGCGGCCAGTCCGGCGGCCTCGGTGTCGGCGGGCGCTCCTTCCAGGGCGGCGTCGACGGCCGTGATGGCCTCGTCGGGCTCCAGGAAGAAGTCCCCGGCGACCCGTACGTTGCGCAGGGCACCCGCTTCGACGTCCAGATCCACGACGACCAGCTTGCCGCCGGGCACCTTGTACTCACCATGCACGGCTTCGCTCCCCTCGGCGCGCGATGTGATCCCTGAGCCTGTTGCCCCGAAGTCCTCAAAAAGCGCGCACATGCTCCGTATCGCACTTTAATGCTCGCTCGTGCCGGGCGGCCTTGCGGCTTCGAGAGGGCGGGCGTCCATTTCCTGGAGCCGGGCGGGCGTCCAACTCCAGGAGTTCCGTCGCGTGGCGGTCGTCGGTGTGCGGGAGGGCCCTGCCTGTGCTTCGTGGCCCGCAGCACGGCCTGCGACGGCCGACGGCCCGCGACCTCCGCCGGAGCGGTGGGGCGCGGGCCGCCGACCGTCGTGGATCCCGGCCTGACGGCATACGTCGCCGGGACCGGGGTCAGTGGCCCAGGACGATGCGGTGGATCAGGTCCTTGCCGTCCGTGCCCGAGCCGGACTTGTCCACGACGTACGCGACGCCGTCCGCGACCGTGACGTGGTTCGGGTTGGCGCCCGTGGCGAGGGTCTCGACGACGGCGCCCTTCTTCGGGTCGACGACCGTCACGTTGGCGTCGGTGCGGTTGACGACCAGCACCCGGCCCGACTTCTTGTCGGTGGCGACGGCCAGCGGGCCGGCGCCGGTGGTGACGGTCGACGTGACGGTGCCCTTCTTCAGGTCGATGACCGAGAGGGTGCCGGCGGTCTGGTTCGCGGTGTACGCGGTCTTGCCGTTGGCGGACAGGGCGACCGAGATCGCGCCGTCACCGGCGGGGATGAAGCGCGGCGCCTTGTGCGGGGCGACCTCGACGACACGGTCGTTGTTCATGTCGGCGGTGTAGACCGTGCCGGTCTTCTCGTTCAGCGCGAGGCCGGTCGGGCTCGACCCCTCGATGGTGACGCGGCCCTTCTCCTTGAGCGTCTTCGAGTCGAACGCGACCAGGCTCGCACCGGCGAAGCTGCTCGCCCACACGGTGTTGTGCTTCTCGTCCACGACGATGTCACGGCCGTGCGCCACGTCCGGCAGGGTGGCGAGGTGTGCGCCGGTCTTCTGGCTGTAGACCGAGACGGTGTTGCTGCGGGTGTTGGTCGTCCACACGGTGTTGTGCTCGTCGTCCACCGCGACACCGTAGACAGCCTCGACCGCACCGGTCGCCGCGTCCGTGACCGGCGGCACGATGGTCTTCTCGACCTTGAGGGTGCGCGGATCCACCTTCAGCAGGCTGGAGTTGGTGACCGGCGGGCGGCCCACGGCGGTCGTCGTCCACAGCACGTGGTTCCGCTCGGAGTACGAGGACTGGTACAGGCCCGTAGCCAGCGAGGCGGACGTGACGGTGGAGGCGGATCCGCCCTTGTGGGCCGTGGCACTGGCGGTCGCCGTGCCGGCCAGAGCCAGCGAACCGCCGACGGCGAGAACGATGGCGGTGCTGATGGAGCGGCGGGTAACAGACATCATGCTGCGTCAATCTCCTTGACTGGTGCACCTCTTGTGGCGAGGCGTTACCCATGAGGTTAGCTTAGGCTTACCTAACTTCCACACTTTTTCGAGTGGTGTGCATCACAGTTCTCGATGGCGGTAAACCTTCTGAGCCTCAAACGCGTCACGGGGCGTCGTGCGCGGTGAAGCACACAACGCCCCGTGATGACGTAGGGGTTGTTCAAGTCGCCTGTCTGTGACCCCTCGTGCAGGCAGAGCAGATATGACGGAACGTCAGACGCCCTCAGGCTGCTGTGGCTTGCGTCGACGCAGGATGAAAGTCGTGGCGCCCGCCGCTCCGGCGGCACCGCCGACAGCTGCGGCCCCGGCCGCCCAGGCGATCGTCGCGTACGAGACCCCGGCCTCGGCGCTCCGCACCGAGGCGGCGTTGACGGTCGCGTCGGTGGTGGCCGTCGTCGCATCCGAGGAGGAGGGTGAGGACGAGGACGAGGCTGCCGCGGTGGAGTCGGCGGCCAGCACGGTGAAGTCGACCTTGAGCGTCGTGGACGGGCTCGGGGCGAGGAAGCGCAGCCAGTGCGCACCGGGCGTCACCTCGGCCGGGATGTCGACGTCTCCCTCGAACGACCCCTCGGCGTCGATGTCCCAT from the Streptomyces sp. NBC_01335 genome contains:
- a CDS encoding ATP-binding cassette domain-containing protein, which codes for MPTSRKSADHPSPAAVSAIGLRKSYGDRTVLDGIDLRIPAGSVFALLGPNGAGKTTVVKILSTLITAGAGQVQVAGHDLAAAPQAVRAAIGVTGQFSAVDGLITGEENMLLMADLHHLPKAEGKRVAAELLERFDLTEAAQKPASTYSGGMKRRLDIAMTLVGDPRIIFLDEPTTGLDPRSRHTMWGIIRELVTGGVTVFLTTQYLDEADELADRIAVLHDGKIAAEGTAEELKRLVPGGHVRLRFTDPTTYREAATALPDASRDDDALALQILSDGSQRELRTILDRLDTAHVEADELTVHTPDLDDVFFALTGGTVPNQQTGADQQTQPNHTEENVR
- a CDS encoding DUF4097 family beta strand repeat-containing protein, translating into MPSFDTPEAISVTARVEAGSIQFTADDRLDTVVAVHPRDPKRDMDVRAAGQTEVTHANGTLTIRTPKSGLFGRTGIVDVTVELPSGSRIDMTGAWTQVLGEGRLGEVRVKTSSGDVRLDTTGPLHLTASHGSITVDRIEGRAEITTSSGSLRVGVVDGPGVLKNSHGTTTVRAATGELRVSGAHGDIEIQRAEDSVTATTAYGTLRVGEAVRGTLQLETNYGAIEIGIREGSAAWLDASSGSGQVRNTLAASEAPADSDSTSSTVKVRARTRHGNIDVRRATA
- a CDS encoding ABC transporter ATP-binding protein, with amino-acid sequence MTATSASASDAPDAPAPAEGLDARLVVDRGAFRLDVELSARPGEVVALLGPNGAGKTTALRALAGLTPLSEGHLWLDGAALTGTPPESRPVGVVFQDYLLFPHLSALDNVAFGPRCRGVRRSEARAQAAALLDRMGLTDRAGAKPRRLSGGQAQRVALARALATRPRLLLLDEPLAALDARTRLDVRSQLRRHLAEFEAVAVLVTHDPLDAMVLADRLVVIEHGRVVQEGAPSDIARRPRTDYIARLVGLNLYRGRAEGHTVRLDAGPAITTTEDLTGPVFVAFPPNAVTLHRERPTGSSARNLWRCEVDGLETHGDQIRADLTGELPLAADLTTVAAAELDLHPGATVWAAVKAAQTHAYPA
- the modB gene encoding molybdate ABC transporter permease subunit, whose protein sequence is MPLLLPALLGLVFLLLPMVALLMRAPWRSMPEQLSSTEVWQALQLSLISATAATAVSLVLGVPLAWVLARTDFPGRGFVRALVTLPLVLPPVVGGVALLLALGRNGVVGQWLDSWFGITLPFTTAGVIVAEAFVAMPFLVISVEGTLRAADPRYEEAATTLGASRFTAFRRVTLPLIAPGIAAGAVLAWARALGEFGATITFAGNFPGRTQTMPLAVYLALQDDPEAAIALSLVLLAVSIAVLAGLRDRWMTAS
- the modA gene encoding molybdate ABC transporter substrate-binding protein; amino-acid sequence: MTRSARRTRRTLQWTGVGVAALLALSACSSSDDSSSDATTPTGTSASASADATPKLSGTVTVFAAASLKESFTTLGASFEKAHPGTKVTFNFGGSDSLAAGITQGAPADVFAAASAKTMAIVTDAKDAVGTPATFVRNQLEIATLPGNPDKVATLKDLTDSGLKVVLCDKTVPCGAAAQKALDAAGLKLTPVSYEQDVKSALTKVELKEADAAVVYKTDVKAAGDKVEGVEFPESADAINDYPITLLKNAPNTEAAKAFIALVQSAEGQQVLTGAGFIKP
- a CDS encoding TOBE domain-containing protein translates to MQSYTIGQAARLLGVSPDTARRWADAGRVATHRDKSGRRLIDGGDLAAFSVEVAGSAGGGEEEVPYTSVRNAFAGIVTAVKLGDVAAQVEIQAGPHRLVSLLTREAVEELGLEVGMEATARVKSTNVHIDRV
- a CDS encoding lipoate--protein ligase family protein, whose protein sequence is MHGEYKVPGGKLVVVDLDVEAGALRNVRVAGDFFLEPDEAITAVDAALEGAPADTEAAGLAARVEAALPEGTVMYGITTEGIAVAVRRALAHATDWTDYDWQFIHEGPQSPELHMALDEVLTEEVAAGRRAPTLRVWEWGAPAVIIGSFQSLRNEVDPEGAARHGVRVVRRISGGGAMFVEAGNTITYSLSVPASLVSGLSFADSYAYLDDWVLAALGDMGIKAWYQPLNDIATEVGKIAGAAQKRVTGPKGGPGAVLHHVTMSYDIDADKMLEVLRIGKEKMSDKGTKSAKKRVDPLRRQTGLPRETVIERMVDSFRNRYGLTDGRVTADELARAEELAATKYSGDEWTARVP
- a CDS encoding YncE family protein; translated protein: MMSVTRRSISTAIVLAVGGSLALAGTATASATAHKGGSASTVTSASLATGLYQSSYSERNHVLWTTTAVGRPPVTNSSLLKVDPRTLKVEKTIVPPVTDAATGAVEAVYGVAVDDEHNTVWTTNTRSNTVSVYSQKTGAHLATLPDVAHGRDIVVDEKHNTVWASSFAGASLVAFDSKTLKEKGRVTIEGSSPTGLALNEKTGTVYTADMNNDRVVEVAPHKAPRFIPAGDGAISVALSANGKTAYTANQTAGTLSVIDLKKGTVTSTVTTGAGPLAVATDKKSGRVLVVNRTDANVTVVDPKKGAVVETLATGANPNHVTVADGVAYVVDKSGSGTDGKDLIHRIVLGH